A part of Brachybacterium faecium DSM 4810 genomic DNA contains:
- a CDS encoding DoxX protein (PFAM: DoxX), whose amino-acid sequence MDLLLWILAFALAAIFAASGVVKLATARDQQIDRTPYVEDFPQLVIRGIGALEILGAIGLLLPALTGVATVLVPMAAAGLSITMVLAALVHVRRGDGTAAALPSILLAILSVFVAWSRFGPYPL is encoded by the coding sequence ATGGACCTGCTGCTGTGGATACTGGCCTTCGCGCTCGCCGCGATCTTCGCCGCCAGCGGGGTGGTGAAGCTCGCCACCGCGCGTGACCAGCAGATCGACCGCACCCCCTACGTGGAGGATTTCCCGCAGCTCGTGATCCGCGGGATCGGGGCGCTCGAGATCCTGGGGGCGATCGGCCTGCTCCTGCCCGCGCTCACCGGTGTCGCGACGGTCCTGGTGCCGATGGCCGCCGCGGGGCTCTCGATCACGATGGTCCTCGCCGCGCTCGTGCACGTCCGTCGCGGCGACGGCACCGCCGCCGCCCTGCCCTCGATCCTGCTGGCGATCCTCTCGGTGTTCGTGGCCTGGTCCCGCTTCGGCCCGTACCCGCTGTGA
- a CDS encoding Protein of unknown function DUF88 (PFAM: Protein of unknown function DUF88) → MADSQDPRVAVYLDFDNIVMSWYDRVHGRQAYSRDRQRIAEDPTEPEIAERLAKATVDVGAVIDYAASFGSLMLTRAYADWSSPVNAIYRSQLVARAVDLVQLFPAAAYAKNGADIRLAVDTVEDLYLMPDLTHVVIVAGDSDYVPLAQRCRRLGRYVIAMGVAGSTAKSLAAACDEFESYENLPGVERPTKPQRTRSRRASAPSGQAASESVSETADGERGRSRRSADADAKARAAERAAEEAADAAEEAEDDESGEDPREAATRLLQRALQLGDRGDSEWLHASAVKSHMRRMDSSFSEKAIGYRSFNDFLKGNAQIAELEESGHERLVRARE, encoded by the coding sequence ATGGCTGATTCTCAGGATCCTCGCGTCGCCGTCTACCTCGACTTCGACAACATCGTCATGTCCTGGTACGACCGGGTGCACGGACGGCAGGCGTACAGCCGCGACCGCCAGCGCATCGCCGAGGACCCCACCGAGCCGGAGATCGCCGAGCGCCTCGCGAAGGCCACCGTGGACGTGGGCGCCGTCATCGACTACGCCGCCTCCTTCGGCTCCCTCATGCTCACCCGCGCCTACGCCGACTGGTCCTCCCCGGTCAACGCGATCTACCGCAGCCAGCTCGTCGCCCGCGCCGTGGACCTCGTGCAGCTGTTCCCCGCCGCGGCCTATGCGAAGAACGGCGCCGACATCCGCCTGGCCGTCGACACCGTCGAGGACCTCTACCTCATGCCGGACCTCACCCACGTGGTGATCGTCGCCGGCGACTCCGACTACGTCCCCCTCGCGCAGCGCTGCCGCCGCCTGGGCCGCTACGTCATCGCGATGGGCGTGGCCGGCTCGACCGCGAAATCCCTCGCCGCCGCCTGCGACGAGTTCGAATCCTACGAGAACCTGCCCGGGGTGGAGCGCCCCACGAAGCCGCAGCGCACCCGCTCGCGCCGAGCGAGCGCCCCGAGCGGCCAGGCCGCCTCCGAGAGCGTCTCGGAGACCGCCGACGGCGAGCGCGGGCGCTCCCGCCGCAGCGCCGACGCCGACGCGAAGGCCCGCGCCGCCGAGCGCGCCGCGGAGGAGGCCGCCGACGCCGCCGAGGAGGCGGAGGACGACGAGAGCGGCGAGGACCCGCGCGAGGCCGCGACCCGGCTGCTCCAGCGCGCCCTCCAGCTCGGGGACCGCGGCGACAGCGAATGGCTGCACGCCTCCGCGGTGAAGTCGCACATGCGTCGCATGGACTCGTCCTTCAGCGAGAAGGCGATCGGCTACCGCTCCTTCAACGACTTCCTCAAGGGCAACGCGCAGATCGCCGAGCTCGAGGAGAGCGGTCACGAGCGCCTGGTCCGCGCCCGCGAATGA
- a CDS encoding cupin domain-containing protein (PFAM: Cupin domain), producing MPILTNTSAQPGEPRRGPVWSIAEPDRELDSNLIRLPAGDSIPAHVGAEVDTLVHVVRGDGALVTQDGEEPLRAGDVALLPRRTVRGFRAGEDGLEYLTVHRRRQSLQIKSGPPSA from the coding sequence ATGCCGATCCTCACCAACACCTCCGCACAGCCCGGCGAGCCCCGCCGGGGCCCGGTCTGGTCCATCGCCGAACCCGACCGCGAGCTGGATTCGAACCTCATCCGGCTGCCGGCCGGCGACAGCATCCCCGCGCACGTCGGCGCCGAGGTGGACACGCTGGTCCACGTGGTGCGCGGCGACGGGGCGCTGGTCACCCAGGACGGCGAGGAGCCGCTGCGCGCGGGGGACGTCGCCCTGCTGCCGCGGCGCACGGTGCGCGGATTCCGCGCGGGCGAGGACGGCCTGGAATACCTGACCGTCCACCGCCGTCGGCAGTCGCTGCAGATCAAGAGCGGGCCGCCCTCCGCCTGA
- a CDS encoding transcriptional regulator (PFAM: LysR substrate binding domain; Bacterial regulatory helix-turn-helix protein, lysR family), giving the protein MPHSLPNLQALALFLAVVDEGGLGAGARRLGMHQPNASRMIAQLEAQAGTALLERDPRGSRPTSAGLLYAAHARELLEAAEEFSAWLRHSRDEGARELRVGVSMTIAEHLMPAWLTELRRTSGRVRVDLEVLNSTKVLAGIHDGHLQLGFVETPHVPRGVHAMRLREDELVVVVATEHPWAQRERPLDPGELARTPLVVREGGSGTRDAFEELLPAAARTAPVQELGSNAAVRIAVASGAGPAVLSMLAVRSSLEAGQLCRVPVAGDRLRRVLTAVWSGPRRLSGPAADLVAVASAPEAVER; this is encoded by the coding sequence ATGCCTCACTCGCTGCCGAACCTGCAGGCCCTGGCGCTCTTCCTCGCCGTCGTCGACGAGGGCGGGCTCGGGGCCGGCGCTCGCCGGCTGGGGATGCACCAGCCCAACGCGAGCCGGATGATCGCCCAGCTCGAGGCGCAGGCGGGTACCGCCCTGCTCGAGCGGGACCCGCGCGGGTCCCGCCCCACCTCGGCCGGGCTTCTCTACGCCGCCCACGCCCGCGAGCTCCTCGAGGCGGCGGAGGAGTTCTCCGCCTGGCTGCGCCACAGCCGCGACGAGGGCGCCCGGGAACTGCGCGTGGGCGTGAGCATGACGATCGCCGAGCACCTCATGCCGGCCTGGCTCACCGAGCTGCGACGCACCAGCGGGCGCGTGCGTGTGGACCTCGAGGTGCTGAACTCGACGAAGGTGCTGGCCGGGATCCATGACGGGCACCTGCAGCTCGGCTTCGTGGAGACCCCTCACGTGCCGCGCGGGGTGCACGCGATGCGGCTGCGGGAGGACGAGCTGGTGGTGGTCGTCGCCACCGAGCACCCCTGGGCGCAGCGGGAGCGGCCGCTGGACCCGGGGGAGCTGGCCCGGACCCCGCTGGTGGTGCGCGAGGGCGGATCCGGCACCCGGGACGCCTTCGAGGAGCTGCTGCCCGCCGCTGCTCGGACTGCGCCCGTGCAGGAGCTGGGCAGCAACGCCGCAGTGCGGATCGCGGTAGCCTCCGGGGCGGGCCCGGCCGTGCTCAGCATGCTCGCGGTGCGCTCCTCCCTCGAGGCGGGACAGCTCTGCCGGGTGCCGGTGGCCGGGGACCGGCTGCGCCGGGTGCTCACGGCGGTGTGGAGCGGGCCCCGGCGGCTCAGCGGCCCGGCCGCGGATCTCGTCGCCGTCGCCTCCGCGCCCGAGGCGGTCGAGCGCTGA
- a CDS encoding predicted membrane protein (PFAM: Conserved hypothetical protein 698~TIGRFAM: conserved hypothetical integral membrane protein), with protein MPRSRTAVYRSVTPDGTVKTMTAAPAATASPAPPAPRLSAWPGILLSLGVAAASILLSRVLPGVSALIIAIVIGIVVANVTALPAALAPGLSIAAKKLLRAGIVLLGLEVVLGDLLGLGAPMLAVVVVVVTGGILGTLALGRALGVDRGLTLLVACGFSICGAAAVAAAAGVTDPDEEHEENTITAVALVVLCGTLMIAAVPAVAALLQLDTETGGLWAGASIHEVAQVVAAGGALGGAALTLAVIVKLARVLMLAPVMAVLSLQQRRRGAGDGKRPPLVPLFVLGFLAMVLLRSLAPLPESVLEPASLLQTGLLAAAMFALGTGVKVRNLLQVGPRPLALAGLSTVLVAAIALGGVILVS; from the coding sequence ATGCCCCGGTCGCGAACTGCTGTCTACCGGTCCGTCACCCCCGATGGAACCGTGAAGACCATGACTGCTGCACCCGCTGCCACCGCTTCCCCCGCCCCACCCGCGCCGCGCCTCTCCGCATGGCCGGGGATCCTGCTCTCCCTCGGTGTGGCCGCCGCGTCGATCCTGCTCTCCCGGGTGCTGCCCGGCGTCAGCGCGCTGATCATCGCGATCGTGATCGGCATCGTCGTCGCGAACGTCACCGCGCTGCCCGCGGCGCTCGCCCCGGGGCTGTCCATCGCGGCGAAGAAGCTCCTGCGGGCCGGGATCGTGCTGCTCGGCCTCGAGGTGGTGCTCGGCGACCTGCTCGGCCTCGGCGCACCGATGCTCGCCGTGGTGGTGGTCGTGGTGACCGGCGGGATCCTCGGCACCCTCGCCCTCGGTCGCGCGCTGGGCGTGGACCGCGGGCTGACGCTGCTGGTGGCCTGCGGGTTCTCGATCTGCGGCGCGGCGGCGGTCGCGGCCGCGGCCGGCGTCACCGATCCTGACGAGGAGCACGAGGAGAACACGATCACCGCGGTCGCGCTCGTGGTGCTGTGCGGCACCCTGATGATCGCCGCGGTCCCGGCCGTCGCCGCCCTGCTGCAGCTGGACACCGAGACCGGCGGTCTGTGGGCCGGCGCATCGATCCACGAGGTCGCACAGGTGGTCGCCGCCGGAGGGGCGCTCGGCGGCGCCGCGCTGACGCTCGCGGTGATCGTGAAGCTCGCCCGCGTGCTGATGCTCGCGCCCGTGATGGCGGTGCTCAGCCTCCAGCAGCGCCGCCGCGGAGCGGGCGACGGGAAGCGCCCGCCGCTGGTGCCGCTGTTCGTCCTCGGATTCCTCGCGATGGTGCTGCTGCGCTCCCTGGCGCCGCTGCCCGAGAGCGTGCTCGAGCCGGCCTCCCTGCTGCAGACGGGCCTGCTGGCCGCGGCGATGTTCGCCCTCGGCACCGGCGTGAAGGTGCGCAACCTGCTCCAGGTGGGACCGCGCCCCCTCGCACTCGCCGGCCTGTCCACCGTGCTGGTCGCCGCGATCGCCCTGGGCGGGGTCATCCTGGTCTCCTGA
- a CDS encoding DNA-binding protein, excisionase family (PFAM: TOBE domain; MerR family regulatory protein~TIGRFAM: DNA binding domain, excisionase family; molybdenum-pterin binding domain): protein MTQLRVREAAVFLGVSEDTVRRWIEKGSLAASADATGRKVLEGTEVARLARELAVTPEVPGAPATSARNRFVGLVTDVVMDRVMAQVELQCGPFRVVSLMSSEAARELGLAPGTVASAVVKATQVVIEAAPARPGGGAPPAGEDR, encoded by the coding sequence ATGACGCAGCTGCGGGTACGGGAGGCGGCGGTGTTCCTCGGAGTCAGCGAGGACACCGTGCGCCGCTGGATCGAGAAGGGCAGCCTCGCGGCGAGCGCCGACGCGACGGGGCGGAAGGTGCTCGAGGGCACCGAGGTGGCGCGGCTGGCCCGCGAGCTCGCGGTGACCCCCGAGGTGCCCGGCGCACCCGCCACCTCGGCGCGCAACCGCTTCGTGGGCCTGGTGACGGACGTGGTCATGGACCGGGTGATGGCGCAGGTCGAGCTGCAGTGCGGACCCTTCCGCGTGGTGTCCCTGATGAGCAGCGAGGCGGCGCGCGAGCTCGGGCTCGCCCCGGGCACCGTGGCCAGCGCCGTCGTGAAGGCCACCCAGGTCGTGATCGAGGCGGCCCCGGCGCGGCCCGGCGGCGGGGCTCCTCCCGCGGGCGAGGACCGATGA
- a CDS encoding molybdenum ABC transporter, periplasmic molybdate-binding protein (PFAM: Bacterial extracellular solute-binding protein~TIGRFAM: molybdenum ABC transporter, periplasmic molybdate-binding protein) gives MRRALRLCAAVAGALALAAGCGSGATADRAADGGGAGGAETVRIFAAASLQQPFEELGERFEAEHEGVELEFNFAGSSTLVEQIQQGAPADVFASADEATMDALVDAGLQEAPPVELTTNTLMIAVPAGNPAGVTDLASLEAEGLHLVVCARAVPCGAATAEVEEAAGLELAPVSEEQSVTDVLNKVTTGEADAGLVYTTDVRSAGEAVEGIAFPEAQDAVNVYPITTVAGAGHTDLGAQFVDLVTGEQGQQVLAAHGFGGR, from the coding sequence ATGAGGCGCGCCCTGCGCCTGTGCGCCGCCGTGGCCGGGGCCCTGGCGCTGGCCGCCGGCTGCGGGAGCGGCGCCACCGCCGACCGTGCTGCGGACGGGGGCGGTGCCGGCGGGGCGGAAACGGTCCGGATCTTCGCGGCGGCCTCCCTGCAGCAGCCCTTCGAGGAGCTCGGCGAGCGCTTCGAGGCCGAGCACGAGGGGGTCGAGCTCGAGTTCAACTTCGCGGGCTCCTCCACCCTCGTCGAGCAGATCCAGCAGGGCGCCCCGGCCGACGTCTTCGCCTCCGCGGACGAGGCGACCATGGACGCGCTCGTCGACGCCGGGCTGCAGGAGGCGCCGCCGGTCGAGCTCACCACCAACACGCTGATGATCGCGGTGCCTGCGGGCAACCCCGCGGGCGTCACCGACCTGGCGTCCCTCGAGGCGGAGGGTCTGCATCTCGTCGTCTGCGCCCGCGCGGTCCCCTGCGGCGCCGCGACCGCGGAGGTCGAAGAGGCGGCGGGCCTGGAGCTCGCCCCGGTGAGCGAGGAGCAGTCCGTCACCGATGTGCTGAACAAGGTCACCACTGGTGAGGCGGACGCCGGTCTCGTCTACACCACCGACGTGCGGTCGGCCGGCGAGGCGGTCGAGGGGATCGCGTTCCCCGAGGCGCAGGATGCGGTGAACGTCTACCCGATCACCACCGTCGCCGGGGCGGGGCACACGGACCTCGGCGCGCAGTTCGTCGACCTCGTCACCGGTGAGCAGGGGCAGCAGGTCCTCGCCGCCCACGGGTTCGGTGGCCGATGA
- a CDS encoding NifC-like ABC-type porter/molybdate ABC transporter, permease protein (PFAM: Binding-protein-dependent transport system inner membrane component~TIGRFAM: NifC-like ABC-type porter; molybdate ABC transporter, permease protein) has protein sequence MSSLPRWVLVPAVLGGLVILLPLTAMAARVQWTDFVPLITSDASLAALRLSLQTSTVSAALCVLLGAPMALVLARCEFPGLSLLRSLVLLPLVLPPVVGGIALLYTFGRQGLLGRQLEVLGLPIAFSTTAVILAQTFVALPFLVISLEGALRTAGTRYEQAAASLGARPSRVLLRVTLPLVSPALLSGTVLCFARALGEFGATITFAGSLQGTTRTLPLEIYLQRESDPEAAVALSFLLILVAVLVIAVARRRSPA, from the coding sequence ATGAGCTCCCTCCCCCGCTGGGTGCTGGTCCCGGCCGTGCTCGGCGGTCTCGTGATCCTGCTGCCGCTGACGGCGATGGCCGCCCGCGTGCAGTGGACGGACTTCGTCCCGCTCATCACGAGCGACGCCTCCCTGGCAGCGCTGCGGCTGAGCCTGCAGACCTCCACCGTCAGCGCCGCGCTCTGCGTGCTGCTGGGGGCACCGATGGCGCTGGTGCTGGCCCGCTGCGAGTTCCCCGGCCTCTCCCTGCTGCGCTCCCTGGTGCTGCTGCCCCTGGTGCTGCCGCCCGTCGTGGGCGGCATCGCGCTGCTGTACACCTTCGGCCGGCAGGGCCTGCTGGGCCGGCAGCTCGAGGTGCTGGGCCTGCCCATCGCGTTCTCCACCACCGCGGTGATCCTCGCCCAGACCTTCGTGGCGCTGCCGTTCCTGGTGATCAGCCTCGAGGGGGCGCTGCGCACGGCCGGGACCCGGTACGAGCAGGCGGCGGCCTCCCTCGGGGCCCGCCCTTCGCGGGTGCTGCTGCGCGTCACCCTGCCGCTGGTGTCCCCGGCGCTGCTGTCCGGGACGGTGCTGTGCTTCGCCCGCGCGCTCGGCGAGTTCGGGGCCACGATCACCTTCGCCGGGTCCCTGCAGGGCACCACGCGGACCCTTCCGCTGGAGATCTACCTGCAGCGCGAGAGCGATCCGGAGGCCGCCGTCGCCCTCTCCTTCCTGCTGATCCTCGTCGCGGTGCTGGTGATCGCCGTGGCCCGTCGGCGGAGCCCTGCATGA
- a CDS encoding ABC-type spermidine/putrescine transport system, ATPase component (PFAM: ABC transporter; TOBE domain): MSLSLRAEVPERGVAIALDVPDGQTLALIGPNGAGKSTVLSLVAGALRPTSGRVVLDGEVLTDAGRWVPPHARRVTTLSQDPVLFPHLTARGNIAFALRSRRASRARSRQEAQRWLAELGLEGLAERRPSRLSGGQAQRVAIARALAADPRLLLLDEPMAALDIDVASALREQLRRFLHGRTALIVTHEVLDALTLADRLVVLDGGRIVEDGPTAEVLRRPRTAFSARFAGLNLVTGRWDGNAVHLPGGGVLAAVPPAGLADGDSVHAAFRPSAVHLQGTGGIPRTVASLAPRGDLVRISAEDLAADLPPHEVAARQLAPGATVRLAVPADAVALYPQAPQTYDDSP, translated from the coding sequence ATGAGCCTGTCGCTGCGCGCCGAGGTGCCCGAGCGCGGCGTCGCGATCGCGCTCGACGTCCCCGACGGGCAGACCCTCGCCCTCATCGGCCCCAACGGCGCGGGCAAGTCCACGGTGCTCTCGCTGGTGGCCGGGGCGCTGCGCCCCACCAGCGGCCGGGTGGTGCTCGACGGGGAGGTGCTCACCGATGCCGGCCGCTGGGTGCCGCCGCATGCGCGCCGGGTGACCACCCTGAGCCAGGATCCGGTGCTGTTCCCGCATCTCACGGCGCGGGGAAACATCGCCTTCGCGCTGCGCTCCCGGAGGGCCTCCCGGGCGCGGTCGCGGCAGGAGGCGCAGCGGTGGCTGGCGGAGCTGGGCCTCGAGGGGCTCGCGGAGCGCCGGCCGTCCCGGCTCTCGGGCGGGCAGGCGCAGCGGGTCGCGATCGCACGCGCTCTGGCCGCGGATCCGCGGCTGCTGCTGCTCGACGAACCGATGGCGGCGCTCGACATCGACGTGGCCTCGGCGCTGCGCGAGCAGCTGCGGCGCTTCCTGCACGGGCGCACGGCGCTGATCGTCACCCACGAGGTGCTCGACGCGCTCACCCTCGCCGATCGCCTCGTGGTGCTCGACGGCGGGCGGATCGTCGAGGACGGCCCCACCGCGGAGGTGCTGCGCCGTCCCCGCACCGCCTTCTCCGCCCGGTTCGCGGGGCTGAACCTCGTGACCGGGCGCTGGGACGGCAACGCCGTGCATCTGCCCGGCGGGGGTGTGCTGGCAGCGGTGCCGCCCGCGGGCCTGGCCGACGGGGACTCGGTGCATGCCGCGTTCCGCCCCTCGGCGGTGCATCTGCAGGGCACGGGCGGGATCCCGCGCACGGTCGCGTCCCTCGCCCCGCGCGGGGACCTGGTGCGGATCAGCGCCGAGGATCTCGCCGCGGATCTGCCGCCGCACGAGGTCGCCGCGCGGCAGCTCGCTCCGGGCGCGACCGTGCGCCTGGCGGTCCCCGCCGACGCGGTCGCCCTGTACCCGCAGGCGCCGCAGACCTACGATGACTCGCCATGA
- a CDS encoding cation diffusion facilitator family transporter (PFAM: Cation efflux family~TIGRFAM: cation diffusion facilitator family transporter) — protein sequence MSDSAQGSGSGFTVLLAFAANFLVACAKTVVAVLTGSASMLAEAVHSWADTGNEVFLLIGERRSRRPADPQHPLGHGRDGYVWAMFAAIGLFAVGAGVSVWHGIQSLGAAESESAGYRWAYLVLGIAVVLEGTSFLQALRQARSGATARRISVLRHLRTTSDPMLRAVFAEDACALIGLVLAGAGMGLHQLTGEPVWDAIGSILVGLLLGVVALVLITRNTAFLTGEGGSPLARRMLLRQLLEHPDVESVSFLHVEWIGADRLFVVAAVDMAGDLPESTLRTRMQQVEDQLEETPGVMRAVLTLERPGTTERLRPAPLPDWYDQGPRSARSPQ from the coding sequence ATGAGCGATTCTGCGCAGGGCTCGGGCAGCGGCTTCACGGTCCTGCTCGCCTTCGCGGCCAACTTCCTGGTGGCCTGCGCGAAGACGGTGGTGGCGGTGCTGACCGGCTCCGCCTCGATGCTCGCCGAGGCGGTGCACTCGTGGGCGGACACCGGCAACGAGGTGTTCCTCCTCATCGGTGAGCGCCGCAGCCGCCGGCCCGCCGATCCGCAGCACCCGCTGGGGCACGGGCGGGACGGCTACGTGTGGGCGATGTTCGCCGCGATCGGGCTGTTCGCGGTGGGTGCCGGGGTCTCGGTCTGGCACGGCATCCAGTCGCTGGGCGCGGCGGAGTCGGAGTCGGCCGGCTACCGGTGGGCGTATCTCGTGCTCGGGATAGCCGTCGTGCTCGAGGGCACCTCCTTCCTGCAGGCGCTGCGGCAGGCCCGATCCGGTGCGACCGCGCGCCGGATCAGCGTGCTGCGCCATCTGCGCACCACCTCCGATCCGATGCTGCGCGCCGTGTTCGCGGAGGATGCCTGCGCCCTGATCGGTCTGGTGCTCGCCGGGGCCGGTATGGGCCTGCACCAGCTCACCGGCGAGCCGGTGTGGGACGCGATCGGTTCGATCCTGGTGGGTCTGCTGCTCGGGGTGGTCGCCCTCGTGCTCATCACCCGCAACACCGCCTTCCTCACCGGGGAGGGCGGCAGCCCGCTCGCCCGGCGCATGCTCCTGCGGCAGCTGCTCGAGCATCCCGACGTCGAGTCGGTGAGCTTCCTGCACGTGGAGTGGATCGGCGCGGACAGGCTGTTCGTGGTCGCCGCCGTGGACATGGCCGGGGACCTTCCCGAATCCACCCTGCGCACGCGGATGCAGCAGGTGGAGGACCAGCTCGAGGAGACGCCCGGCGTGATGCGCGCGGTGCTCACGCTGGAACGTCCGGGCACCACCGAGCGGCTCCGCCCCGCACCGCTGCCCGACTGGTACGACCAGGGGCCGCGCAGCGCGCGGAGCCCGCAGTGA
- a CDS encoding uncharacterized endonuclease III-like protein (PFAM: HhH-GPD superfamily base excision DNA repair protein), translated as MTGGLLAHVDLRALHAELRDRHGPQGWWWPGQEPFEIALGAVLVQRCRWAQAAAALEALRGAGLLAPAPLAAAEEETVRTLVRPAGFPRSKPRRVQALARWWGHGAAAAEGMRDEALRTALLAVEGVGEETADAIGLYCFGRPAFLCDEYARRLLRGRGAAVPASYRSFRRALGPALARARFSVEELAELHGLIVEEGKHAAARGRIAPGGP; from the coding sequence GTGACGGGCGGGCTGCTGGCCCACGTCGATCTGCGTGCCCTCCACGCCGAGCTGCGGGACCGGCACGGCCCGCAGGGCTGGTGGTGGCCCGGGCAGGAGCCGTTCGAGATCGCCCTCGGCGCGGTGCTCGTGCAGCGCTGCCGCTGGGCACAGGCGGCCGCCGCGCTCGAGGCGCTGCGCGGCGCAGGACTGCTCGCCCCGGCGCCGCTCGCCGCCGCGGAGGAGGAGACGGTGCGCACGCTCGTGCGGCCGGCCGGCTTCCCCCGGTCCAAACCGCGGCGGGTGCAGGCCCTGGCCCGCTGGTGGGGGCACGGCGCCGCAGCGGCCGAGGGGATGCGCGACGAGGCTCTGCGCACCGCGCTGCTGGCCGTCGAAGGGGTTGGTGAGGAGACGGCCGACGCGATCGGGCTGTACTGCTTCGGCCGCCCGGCCTTCCTGTGCGATGAGTACGCCCGCCGCCTGCTGCGCGGGCGCGGTGCCGCGGTGCCCGCCTCGTACCGCAGCTTCCGGCGGGCGCTCGGCCCGGCTCTCGCGCGGGCCCGGTTCAGCGTCGAGGAGCTCGCCGAGCTGCACGGGCTGATCGTGGAGGAGGGCAAGCACGCCGCTGCGCGTGGAAGGATCGCGCCGGGAGGACCCTGA
- a CDS encoding fructose-2,6-bisphosphatase (PFAM: Phosphoglycerate mutase family) yields MRAPRTRLVFVRHGQTDYNREGRLQGQVDIPLNATGVRQAESLAPTITADPPDVIVASPLERARETARLISSGTDVEITTDVAFLERSFGRWEGLKGEEIRSRWPEEHADWRAHRPVSGLGVEDRPEVGERVAAACRALVTQHAGGTVMVVGHGAATTLGITALLGLDTHGFRGIAGLENCHRSVLEPLHGEPADGLMRLVSHNLAPDFR; encoded by the coding sequence GTGAGAGCTCCCCGCACCCGCCTGGTCTTCGTGCGGCACGGTCAGACGGACTACAACCGGGAGGGCCGCCTGCAGGGCCAGGTCGACATCCCGCTGAACGCCACCGGCGTCCGCCAGGCCGAATCGCTCGCCCCGACCATCACCGCCGATCCGCCGGACGTCATCGTCGCCTCCCCGCTCGAGCGCGCCCGCGAGACCGCCCGCCTCATCAGCAGCGGCACCGATGTGGAGATCACCACCGACGTGGCCTTCCTCGAGCGCAGCTTCGGCCGCTGGGAGGGGCTGAAGGGCGAGGAGATCCGCAGCCGCTGGCCCGAGGAGCACGCGGACTGGCGCGCGCACCGGCCCGTGAGCGGGCTCGGGGTCGAGGACCGCCCCGAGGTGGGGGAGCGGGTGGCCGCCGCCTGCCGCGCCCTGGTGACCCAGCACGCGGGCGGCACCGTGATGGTGGTGGGCCACGGCGCCGCGACCACGCTGGGCATCACCGCGCTGCTGGGCCTGGACACGCACGGCTTCCGCGGCATCGCAGGGCTCGAGAACTGCCACCGCTCGGTGCTCGAGCCGCTCCACGGGGAGCCCGCAGATGGCCTGATGAGGTTGGTGTCACACAACCTCGCCCCGGATTTCCGCTGA
- a CDS encoding iojap-related protein (PFAM: Domain of unknown function DUF143~TIGRFAM: iojap-related protein), whose protein sequence is MSAPEESLDLARVAGQAAADKLADEVIGLDVSELVVITDVFLVCSGETERQVAAIVDGIEEALLTERRRKPLRREGERDARWVLLDYGDIVVHVQHAEDRAFYALERLWRDAPVIDLQIDEDPTA, encoded by the coding sequence GTGAGCGCCCCTGAAGAATCCCTCGACCTCGCCCGGGTGGCCGGACAGGCCGCCGCCGACAAGCTCGCCGACGAGGTGATCGGCCTGGACGTCTCCGAGCTGGTCGTCATCACCGACGTGTTCCTCGTGTGCAGCGGGGAGACCGAGCGGCAGGTCGCCGCGATCGTCGACGGCATCGAGGAGGCGCTGCTCACCGAGCGCCGCCGCAAGCCGCTGCGCCGCGAGGGCGAGCGCGACGCCCGCTGGGTGCTGCTGGACTACGGCGACATCGTCGTCCACGTCCAGCACGCCGAGGACCGCGCCTTCTACGCGCTCGAGCGGCTGTGGCGCGATGCGCCCGTCATCGACCTGCAGATCGACGAGGACCCGACGGCGTGA